A single region of the Triticum dicoccoides isolate Atlit2015 ecotype Zavitan chromosome 2B, WEW_v2.0, whole genome shotgun sequence genome encodes:
- the LOC119368785 gene encoding mavicyanin-like, translated as MAATRTILLAVTAMAILSTASAAIYNVGEPGGAWDLSTNYGTWASSRNFHPNDQIIFKYSPQAHDVLEVSKADYDSCSTASPIATLDSGNDVVSLTTTGTRYFLCGFPGHCAGGMKVKIDVVPSSSSSSPAPASGPSASNAPPPTPVSAATSMEATGFGLTILLAVAGLMA; from the coding sequence ATGGCTGCCACGAGAACCATTCTCCTCGCCGTGACCGCGATGGCCATCCTGAGCACCGCATCGGCGGCAATCTACAACGTCGGCGAGCCAGGTGGTGCATGGGACCTCAGCACCAACTACGGCACTTGGGCGTCCTCGAGGAACTTCCACCCCAACGACCAGATCATCTTCAAATACTCTCCTCAGGCACACGACGTCCTCGAGGTCAGCAAGGCCGACTATGACTCCTGCAGCACCGCCAGCCCCATCGCCACCCTCGACTCTGGGAATGATGTCGTCTCCCTCACCACCACCGGCACCCGCTACTTCCTCTGCGGCTTCCCGGGCCACTGTGCCGGCGGAATGAAGGTCAAGATCGACGTCGTGCCAAGCTCATCCTCTTCCTCGCCGGCCCCAGCCAGCGGCCCTAGTGCAAGCAACGCTCCCCCACCGACGCCTGTCTCAGCTGCCACCTCTATGGAGGCCACAGGGTTTGGCCTCACCATCTTGCTTGCCGTTGCCGGTCTCATGGCTTGA